A region of Aliivibrio fischeri DNA encodes the following proteins:
- a CDS encoding gamma carbonic anhydrase family protein: MSSLRRYKSNFPSIGSNTYIDTSSVLIGEITIGQDSSVWPLVVARGDVNSISIGDRTNIQDGSVLHVTHKNPENPKGAPLVIGNDVTIGHKVMLHGCVIEDRVLVGMGSIILDNAYIEADVMIGAGSLVPPNKRLESGYLYIGSPVKQVRPLSIEEIALLKKSALNYVNFKNDYIEEEIN; encoded by the coding sequence ATTTCTTCATTACGACGCTATAAATCAAACTTTCCTTCAATCGGCTCTAATACTTATATAGATACCTCTTCTGTATTAATTGGAGAAATTACTATTGGCCAAGACTCTAGTGTTTGGCCTTTGGTTGTTGCTCGAGGTGATGTAAATAGTATTTCTATTGGCGATAGAACAAATATTCAAGATGGTTCAGTTTTGCATGTTACCCATAAAAACCCTGAGAACCCAAAAGGTGCACCTTTAGTTATTGGCAATGATGTCACGATTGGTCACAAAGTTATGCTGCATGGTTGCGTAATTGAAGACCGAGTTCTTGTTGGAATGGGAAGCATTATTCTAGACAACGCTTATATTGAAGCTGATGTAATGATTGGTGCTGGTTCTCTTGTTCCACCAAACAAGCGTCTTGAAAGTGGCTACCTTTATATAGGTAGCCCTGTAAAACAAGTTCGCCCTCTATCTATAGAGGAAATTGCATTACTTAAAAAATCTGCATTAAATTACGTTAATTTTAAGAATGACTATATAGAAGAAGAAATTAATTAA
- a CDS encoding DUF1488 domain-containing protein produces the protein MNQSILFSDDLTVELEKKCVRFSAQQMGSLINCSVSFSWLEEESGESICHHDKANEVFNQLRFDIEEKAEALIEDEEFNASGEIEIN, from the coding sequence ATGAATCAGTCGATTCTCTTTTCAGACGATTTAACCGTAGAGCTAGAAAAGAAGTGTGTGCGTTTTTCAGCACAACAAATGGGAAGCTTAATTAATTGTTCAGTTTCATTCTCATGGCTTGAAGAAGAAAGTGGTGAATCTATTTGCCATCATGATAAAGCGAATGAGGTTTTTAACCAGTTACGCTTTGATATAGAAGAGAAAGCTGAAGCATTGATTGAAGATGAAGAATTCAATGCTTCAGGAGAGATTGAAATTAATTAA
- the aroE gene encoding shikimate dehydrogenase codes for MDKYAVFGNPIKHSKSPFIHTLFARQTMQDLEYSAIEAPINGFVESVTTFFSQQGKGCNVTVPFKEEAFQFANQLTERAKLAGAVNTLKKLDDGIILGDNTDGEGLVQDLLQYQVPLEDKHILLIGAGGAARGVILPLLKQNPASITLVNRTYEKAKQLAELFSPYGRIEAKKMSDINKGFDVIINSTSASLSGELPQIDPVIFSGGAISYDMMYGSGKTIFNQWALENDAYQAYDGLGMLVGQAAESFTVWRGLRPGSKQILRELRKNLEGM; via the coding sequence ATGGACAAGTATGCCGTTTTTGGTAATCCGATTAAACACAGCAAATCACCTTTTATTCATACCTTATTTGCTCGTCAAACAATGCAGGATTTAGAATATTCAGCAATTGAAGCACCAATAAACGGTTTTGTTGAGTCAGTAACAACGTTTTTTTCTCAACAAGGAAAAGGCTGTAATGTAACGGTCCCTTTTAAAGAGGAAGCGTTTCAGTTTGCTAATCAATTAACAGAAAGAGCAAAACTCGCAGGGGCGGTAAATACACTTAAAAAATTGGATGATGGCATTATTTTAGGTGATAACACCGATGGCGAAGGGTTAGTTCAAGACTTATTGCAGTACCAAGTACCTTTAGAAGATAAACATATTTTATTAATTGGTGCTGGTGGCGCAGCTCGTGGCGTTATTCTTCCTTTGTTAAAACAAAATCCCGCTTCTATTACTCTTGTTAATCGAACTTATGAAAAAGCAAAACAACTTGCGGAACTGTTTTCTCCTTATGGAAGGATAGAAGCAAAAAAGATGAGTGATATTAATAAAGGGTTTGATGTCATTATCAATTCAACATCAGCAAGTTTATCTGGGGAGCTTCCTCAAATAGATCCTGTCATATTCTCAGGTGGTGCGATTAGCTATGACATGATGTATGGCTCTGGTAAAACCATCTTTAATCAATGGGCATTAGAAAATGATGCTTACCAAGCTTATGATGGATTAGGAATGCTAGTCGGTCAGGCTGCAGAAAGCTTTACTGTATGGAGAGGGTTACGTCCAGGTAGTAAACAAATTTTGCGTGAATTACGAAAGAACTTAGAAGGTATGTAA
- a CDS encoding Sua5/YciO/YrdC/YwlC family protein, translating to MKNLNQVVDALKQGNVIAYPTEGVFGVGCDPDNEQALLNLLDVKKRPKEKGLILIAASIEQLLPYIDLEQLTEEQVNTIKASWPGPVTWIVPVKTSTLPLVTGQFDSIAVRVTAHPQVKAICNAFGKPITSTSANLSGLEPCRSVTEVEAQLGDTGVVIFQGEVGNRTQPTEIRDAKTGNTLRQG from the coding sequence GTGAAGAATCTAAATCAAGTCGTAGATGCCTTGAAGCAAGGGAATGTTATCGCTTATCCAACAGAAGGCGTTTTTGGTGTTGGTTGCGATCCTGATAACGAACAAGCGTTACTAAATTTATTGGATGTAAAAAAGAGACCAAAAGAAAAAGGACTAATTTTGATTGCTGCATCTATAGAGCAATTATTACCTTATATCGATTTAGAACAATTAACAGAAGAGCAAGTAAATACCATTAAAGCATCATGGCCTGGTCCTGTGACTTGGATTGTTCCAGTGAAAACAAGCACATTACCTTTAGTTACTGGGCAATTTGATAGTATTGCTGTCAGAGTAACAGCTCATCCTCAAGTGAAAGCTATTTGTAACGCATTCGGTAAACCAATTACTTCAACGAGTGCTAACCTTTCAGGATTGGAACCTTGTCGAAGTGTCACTGAAGTTGAAGCTCAACTAGGGGATACGGGGGTAGTTATTTTTCAAGGTGAAGTAGGTAATCGGACTCAGCCTACAGAAATTCGTGATGCGAAAACAGGTAATACGCTGCGTCAGGGATAA
- the purE gene encoding 5-(carboxyamino)imidazole ribonucleotide mutase, with amino-acid sequence MKVGIIMGSKSDWPTMKLAAEMLDRFNVPYETKVVSAHRTPQLLADYATQAKDRGIKVIIAGAGGAAHLPGMAAAFTSVPVLGVPVQSRALKGMDSLLSIVQMPKGIAVGTLAIGEAGAANAGILAAQIIGTSNEEVMAAVETFRKEQTEMVLENPDPSED; translated from the coding sequence ATGAAAGTCGGTATTATCATGGGTTCAAAATCAGACTGGCCAACAATGAAACTAGCCGCTGAGATGCTTGACCGCTTTAATGTGCCTTATGAGACAAAAGTGGTTTCTGCTCATAGAACACCTCAGTTACTTGCTGATTATGCAACTCAAGCAAAAGATCGTGGCATCAAAGTAATTATCGCAGGTGCGGGTGGTGCAGCACACCTTCCTGGAATGGCAGCAGCATTCACAAGTGTTCCTGTTTTAGGTGTTCCAGTACAATCTCGTGCACTTAAAGGTATGGATTCATTACTTTCAATTGTACAGATGCCAAAAGGTATTGCTGTTGGTACTCTTGCGATAGGTGAAGCGGGAGCGGCTAATGCAGGTATCCTTGCAGCTCAAATCATTGGAACATCAAACGAAGAAGTAATGGCTGCGGTTGAAACTTTCCGTAAAGAACAAACTGAAATGGTGTTAGAGAACCCAGATCCATCAGAGGATTAA
- a CDS encoding 5-(carboxyamino)imidazole ribonucleotide synthase codes for MNVLILGSGQLARMMSLASAPLNIDVIAYDVNSQQIVHPLTQQPIDLSLEQAIKQVDVITAEFEHIPHHILDICSVSGKFQPTPDAIKAGGDRRLEKKLLDNAHVANAKYHNINTKQDFLNAIDTVGIPMVLKSALGGYDGKGQWRLKDVSQVDSIWEEMDELIKSSPNQAIVAEQFIPFNREVSLIGARNKNGQMVTYPLTENVHVDGVLALSTALEGTSNLQQQADEMFTAIADELNYIGVLAIEFFDVDGTLLVNEIAPRVHNSGHWTQQGTDICQFEMHIRAVCNLPLTGNQLLRSTAMINILGEDSLPDEILTMPNCHIHWYGKEKRAGRKMGHINVCADSPEMLQKELSKLANILDKQAFKALS; via the coding sequence ATGAATGTTCTTATTTTAGGTTCAGGTCAATTAGCACGAATGATGTCTTTAGCTAGTGCTCCATTAAATATTGATGTGATCGCTTATGATGTTAATAGCCAACAAATTGTACATCCATTAACTCAACAACCGATTGATTTATCATTAGAACAAGCCATTAAACAAGTCGATGTTATTACGGCTGAGTTTGAACATATTCCTCATCATATTCTAGATATTTGTAGTGTAAGTGGAAAATTTCAACCAACACCTGATGCAATAAAAGCAGGTGGTGATCGCCGTCTTGAAAAAAAGTTATTAGATAACGCGCATGTTGCAAATGCCAAATACCATAATATCAATACTAAACAGGACTTTTTGAATGCCATCGATACCGTTGGGATCCCTATGGTATTGAAGAGTGCGTTAGGCGGTTATGATGGAAAAGGTCAATGGCGCTTAAAAGACGTATCACAAGTTGATTCTATTTGGGAAGAAATGGATGAGTTAATTAAAAGCTCTCCAAATCAAGCAATAGTTGCAGAACAATTTATTCCATTTAACCGTGAAGTTTCACTCATTGGAGCTCGTAATAAAAACGGTCAAATGGTGACTTACCCACTGACTGAAAATGTTCATGTCGATGGTGTTCTTGCTTTATCAACCGCTTTAGAAGGGACAAGTAATTTACAACAACAAGCCGATGAAATGTTTACCGCTATCGCTGATGAACTGAATTATATCGGAGTGCTTGCTATTGAGTTTTTCGATGTAGACGGAACGTTACTTGTAAATGAAATTGCCCCTCGTGTGCATAATTCAGGGCACTGGACTCAACAAGGGACCGATATTTGCCAATTTGAAATGCACATTCGAGCGGTATGCAACTTACCATTAACGGGTAATCAATTACTTCGCTCAACTGCGATGATTAATATTTTAGGTGAAGATAGCTTACCAGATGAAATATTAACAATGCCGAATTGCCATATTCATTGGTATGGAAAAGAGAAGCGAGCGGGTAGAAAAATGGGACATATTAACGTGTGTGCCGACTCCCCTGAAATGCTACAAAAAGAGCTTTCTAAACTTGCAAATATTTTAGATAAACAAGCCTTTAAAGCTCTTTCTTAA
- a CDS encoding topoisomerase DNA-binding C4 zinc finger domain-containing protein has translation MSGKIDKELFQAHEHALEHEICPQCSGELSIRYGKRGPFLGCQNYPECDYIRPLKSNDGHVVKELGIPCPQCESELVLRQGRYGMFIGCSAYPSCTHIESLEQKKESSQTETVCPSCHKGHLQEKQSRFGKSFYACDAYPACRFAVNLEPQQGCCQKCGFELLLKKETAAGTRLICADKKCAEVQSQSE, from the coding sequence ATGTCTGGAAAGATTGATAAAGAATTATTTCAAGCGCATGAGCATGCGTTAGAGCATGAAATATGCCCTCAATGTAGCGGTGAACTAAGTATCCGTTATGGAAAAAGAGGTCCATTTTTAGGTTGTCAAAATTACCCTGAATGTGACTATATTCGTCCATTAAAAAGTAATGATGGTCATGTAGTGAAAGAGTTAGGGATCCCATGCCCTCAATGTGAAAGTGAATTGGTGTTGAGACAAGGCCGATATGGAATGTTTATCGGTTGTTCTGCATATCCATCATGTACTCATATTGAATCTTTAGAACAAAAGAAAGAGTCGTCGCAGACAGAAACGGTTTGTCCTAGTTGTCATAAAGGACATCTACAAGAGAAACAATCTCGCTTTGGTAAATCATTTTACGCATGTGATGCTTACCCTGCTTGTCGTTTTGCGGTTAATTTAGAGCCACAGCAAGGGTGTTGTCAAAAATGTGGTTTTGAGTTGCTTTTAAAAAAAGAAACAGCGGCAGGAACTCGTTTAATCTGTGCAGATAAAAAATGTGCAGAAGTTCAGAGCCAATCAGAGTAA
- a CDS encoding DUF494 family protein has translation MMDVLMYLFETYIHSDVELNVEQEKLEDELLKAGFHQEAVYKALDWLEDLARLQDTDEHARVATGTSTSMRIYTQQEIDGINTACRGFLLFLEQIKVLTSETREMVIEQVMALETDELSLDDLKWVVLMVLFNVPGQESAYTQMEELLYTSDVGLTH, from the coding sequence ATGATGGATGTTCTGATGTATCTATTTGAAACATATATCCATAGTGATGTTGAACTGAATGTAGAACAAGAAAAATTAGAAGATGAATTGCTAAAAGCAGGCTTTCACCAAGAAGCAGTATATAAAGCGTTAGATTGGTTAGAAGATCTGGCTCGTTTACAAGATACGGACGAGCACGCTCGTGTTGCAACAGGAACGTCAACGTCAATGCGAATTTATACTCAACAAGAAATTGATGGGATAAATACGGCATGTCGTGGTTTTTTACTTTTCTTAGAACAAATTAAAGTACTTACTAGCGAAACTCGTGAAATGGTAATTGAGCAAGTAATGGCTTTAGAAACGGATGAACTGTCATTAGATGATCTAAAGTGGGTTGTCCTAATGGTATTGTTTAATGTTCCAGGACAGGAAAGCGCTTATACACAGATGGAAGAGTTATTGTATACCTCTGATGTAGGCTTGACTCACTAA
- the dprA gene encoding DNA-processing protein DprA, with translation MSEEHLSAWLTLCFCPRVGGKVMSRLLSVDSAENILQYNDDQLQALGLSSSQISYLKQTTNKQVETCLTWQEKSSEHTILPLTDPRYPKLLSEISAPPPVLFVKGDALCLSEPQVAIVGSRNASLEGLDCAKEFARSIVQHNYVVTSGLALGVDGYAHHGAIEAKGKTIAVLGSGLEKIYPAKHRSLAQRVSENGALVSEFRPDAPPRADNFPRRNRIISGLSTGVLVVEAAERSGSLITARYANEQGREVFALPGSIQNPTAQGSNGLIKSGATLVSSPDDIFNEIGALTECALSHQPSLFEQEVITEQLPFPEVFATVGGEATPVDIIAERCQMPVHEIMMQLLELELQGFIAAVPGGYIKKRRG, from the coding sequence ATTTCCGAAGAACATCTATCGGCTTGGCTAACCTTATGCTTTTGTCCTAGAGTAGGCGGGAAGGTAATGTCCCGTTTACTCAGTGTCGATTCAGCTGAAAATATTCTGCAATACAATGATGATCAATTACAGGCTTTAGGTCTCTCTTCATCTCAAATATCCTATCTAAAGCAGACGACAAATAAGCAGGTTGAAACCTGTTTGACTTGGCAAGAAAAGAGTTCTGAACATACGATATTGCCATTAACTGATCCTAGATACCCCAAATTGTTGTCAGAGATTAGCGCTCCACCTCCAGTGTTGTTTGTTAAAGGGGATGCTCTCTGTTTATCTGAGCCACAAGTGGCGATTGTCGGGAGCCGAAATGCCAGTCTGGAAGGATTGGATTGTGCTAAAGAGTTTGCTCGTTCTATTGTTCAGCATAATTATGTTGTAACCAGCGGTCTTGCACTCGGTGTCGATGGATATGCACATCATGGTGCAATAGAAGCAAAAGGGAAAACCATTGCTGTTCTTGGCTCTGGTCTAGAAAAGATCTACCCAGCCAAGCATCGCTCCTTAGCTCAGAGAGTGAGTGAAAATGGCGCCTTAGTTTCTGAGTTTAGGCCTGATGCTCCACCAAGAGCGGATAACTTTCCACGACGCAATCGAATCATTAGTGGTTTATCAACAGGGGTTCTTGTTGTTGAAGCGGCAGAGCGTTCAGGGTCTCTAATTACAGCAAGATATGCAAATGAACAGGGACGAGAGGTATTTGCTTTACCTGGTTCTATTCAAAACCCAACAGCTCAAGGTTCGAATGGTTTAATTAAATCTGGAGCAACACTGGTATCTTCTCCTGATGATATTTTTAATGAAATAGGAGCTCTGACTGAGTGTGCACTATCTCATCAACCATCACTTTTCGAACAAGAAGTTATCACTGAACAATTGCCATTTCCTGAAGTGTTCGCTACCGTAGGCGGTGAGGCGACGCCTGTCGATATAATCGCAGAGCGGTGTCAGATGCCTGTACATGAAATCATGATGCAATTACTTGAATTAGAGTTGCAAGGTTTCATCGCTGCAGTCCCAGGGGGTTACATTAAAAAGCGGAGGGGCTAG
- the def gene encoding peptide deformylase, whose translation MALLEVLTFPDDRLRTVAKPVEAVTPEIQKFVDDMIETMYDEEGIGLAATQVDFHQRIVVIDVSETRDEPMVLINPVITQKSGDDGIEEGCLSVPGAKGLVPRSAEVSVSALDRDGNEFSFDADDLLAICVQHELDHLDGKLFVDYLSPLKRKRIKEKLEKIKKFNAKNQ comes from the coding sequence ATGGCTTTATTAGAAGTATTAACGTTCCCGGATGACCGTCTACGTACCGTAGCAAAACCGGTAGAAGCAGTAACACCTGAAATCCAAAAATTTGTCGATGACATGATTGAAACCATGTACGACGAAGAAGGTATTGGCCTTGCTGCTACACAAGTCGATTTTCACCAACGTATCGTAGTGATTGATGTTTCTGAAACTCGTGACGAACCAATGGTTTTAATCAATCCTGTTATCACACAAAAAAGTGGTGATGATGGTATTGAAGAAGGCTGTTTGTCTGTTCCTGGTGCAAAAGGACTTGTTCCTCGCTCAGCAGAGGTATCAGTTAGCGCTCTTGATCGCGATGGTAATGAATTTAGCTTTGATGCTGATGATTTATTAGCTATCTGTGTTCAGCATGAACTTGATCACCTTGATGGCAAGTTATTCGTTGATTACTTATCGCCTCTAAAGCGTAAGCGTATCAAAGAAAAACTAGAGAAAATCAAAAAATTCAACGCTAAAAATCAGTAA